The Desmodus rotundus isolate HL8 chromosome 2, HLdesRot8A.1, whole genome shotgun sequence region AATCAAATTTCAACATTAATGAAGTAAAAATGTCCTGTGACTGTAAGGTCAGAAGCactgtattttttagttttcctaaGTTGAGTAAAGACATTACTAATTAACATCAGTTTACCTCAAACTTATATTCCAACATAACAATTTCCAacctttattattcttttgtaaaaaatattttgcttcttaTATGACACATTTCACCATGTACGCTGAAAGCTGGGGACTGCCCCCATTTTGTTACAGGTGAAAGGCAGGTCTTTTAATTGTGGGTTTGTTCATGGCTCCAAAGACTGAATGCAGTCTTGAATGTCCTATGGCAAAGTTTACACATAAACTGTCTTTTAAATGTAATCGCTGAAAGGGGCGGGGCGTGGTAAAAAAGCGTGTCTGATTCTTGGGGCACAAACAGTTTCTCCGTGGCGGGAGCCGCATTTTCAGACAGACCGGTTGGGCTGTCCGGCTCTAGGGGCTGGATCTTGGGCAGTGGTGGTGGCGGGGGCAGAGGTGGCGGCGACGGAGAGTTTGTCGGAACAGGGCCCCCTTCAGATTCTTTGTGTGCTGAGTTCTCTGTAGCCTGAGACATATGGGACTGGAAGTGACTCCAGAGCCGGAAATTGGTACGAAAAGCTTTGTTGCAAACGTGACAGATGAACGGTTTCACAGAACACAAGAGCTCCTGGTGCCGCTCCAGCTGCTTGTGCACTGTGAACGTTTTGCCGCATTTCTCGCAGGGCCACAGGCCGGAGTCCTTGCTCGAAGCTGCCTCTTTGGGAGCTGTACTGGCCTCAGGCGCCACTTCCTCAGCTTCCTCCAAAGGCTCCTCTTTGACTTGGATCTTCAGTGGCTTCGAAAGGCTAAGGTCTTCCGGGAGACAGGAGGAATCTTCTGAATCGAAGTTGACTTGCTCTGAACAGTCACTGAATGTGTTGTCGTCTTTTGCTGTGACCACGTGGTTTGCTTTCTGAGGctcaggctgggcctggggcctggaggaGCCGGTGACTTCACCGTTGTGGTCCAGGATGGGTAAAGAGAAGTTTTCGGCTAGAGACATGGTGTTCTGATTGTGGACTTCAACTTGGTGGCGCCAAATGCTGAAGGAGGACTTGAACGTGCGCATGCATTCCAGGCACGTCAGCTTCTTGTACTCACACTTGCTCTCGTGCTCGTGCTTGAGCTCGGGCGAAAAGAACCTAAGGCTGCAGTAGGGGCACACGGTGGCGTTTCGGCACAGTCGCTCGTGGCTGCCTTGCTCTAGGAGAGAAGAGAGCTTAGCGTTACAGAGGCGGCACTGGAAAACCTCCTTGTTTTCTACCGGACCATCAAGAGCGAGCGCTTTCGGCTTAGCGACCTTGTGTCCTCCAAGGGGCTTCTCTCCCGGGTGCATCTTTATGTGCTGTTTGAACTGAGAGAGAAAGCGATAGGCCTTTCCACAGTAAGTACAAATGTACGCGCCTTTGACTCGCGACCTCAAGTTCCTCTTGATGACTTGAGCTGGGGAACTACTCTGCCCCTGAAAACCAGGCTTGCTGCGCCTCAACTTAATGATCAGGGCcttcttaatctctctctctctcactatgtCAATCAACTTTCTTTGGAATTTTTCATCCAGAACGGCATGTGAACTAGAGGCTGGTGACGGATTCTTCACTATGCCGTGCTGGGTCTGACAGTGGGTCCACACCTTGAAGTTTGTGTGAAACCGCTTATGACAGATGTCACAGGCGTAGGGCTTTTCTGGGTTGTGGTACATGTTAATGTGCCGGTGAAGACCTGCTGTCGATCTAAAGATCTTAAGGCAatgtttgcatttaaattttttgtttggtCTTGTTCCCTCCAACTCACCAAATTCATCTTTATTCAAGTCAGAATCTGGAAAATCTGTGTTGAGAGTGGGGCTTGAGCCTTCCTCAAGATTATCTTCTGACACGAGCGTGCCGTGCTCATCCACCTTTAACTTCTTCAACGGCAGTCTGCGGTCCGCCTGGAACCTCCGTTTTGCTGGGAGTCTGCTCATGTCTTTCTGGTCATCTTCCGTTTTCAGAGAAAGGTCTCTCGTGCCCGACGCCACCGCAGCAGCATCTCCCACGGTGACCCGAATGATGTCGGAGGGATCTGCCAGTGGGCTGCAGGGCTCCGTCTTGATTCGAACCTCGGCGACAGGGGGGGCACCCTCCCTCTCTGTGGTCTGAGAAGCACTGAAGGACCTGAGACGGTGTGGCTGTGGAGTCCCATCACCCAGAGCTGGTTTTTCACCACCCTCTTTTAAACATGACTTTTGAGATAAAGCACAGAACACATTCCCTGGTGCATCGCTGGGCACTGCAGATGACCCCTGGGAAGGTTTCAAATCTATTGAGGGTGAGTAGACAGGAACCTGGCTATCCATTGACAGTGACCGTCGCAGGAGACTCTTAACAAGCGGGCCGCTTCTGTCGATGCTTTGGCTTGCAGCAGCAGACCCACTGGACGGGATCACCAAGCCTAACTTTGAATAGTACAACAAGTTTCTGTCCTCGCCCGGGACACTTCCTCTGCTAGTTTCTTTCAATAGATAAGGAGTCTCCGACGAGCTTCGGAGAGACAGAACAGGTGGCCGTGGCCTTTTCAATGCCAGCTCTATAGCCTTTCCTTTGGGAAGCTGACTGCTTCCACCTGGTTTATCATCCACTGCCTGCCTGTCTTGTAGCGGTGTGGAAGGCAGGACTGCGTTCCTTTTCACCAGACTGCTTCTGTTGGTGTCGTCCAGAGATCCAGAACGTTCGAGAGGCTTTGTGTATCCCACTGCACCATCTTTTGGCCAACTCTTCTCAGTCAGTGACAAGTTGTGAAGTGGTTCCATCGGTTTGGGAACGTGGGGCTTACCGGTACTGGCCTTGACCGCAACGCTCGGGGAAGGCCGAGAGGTATGGCTTAGATCAGGTGGGCTCTGACCGACAGTTTTTCCTTGTGCTTCGTTCCTGCTTTGACAGACG contains the following coding sequences:
- the ZBTB21 gene encoding zinc finger and BTB domain-containing protein 21 isoform X1, producing the protein MEGLQHYINPAHAISLLSALNEERLKGQLCDVLLIVGDQKFRAHKNVLAASSEYFHSLFTNKENESQTVFQLDFCEPDAFDNVLNYIYSSSLFVEKGSLAAVQELGYSLGISFLTNIVSKTPQAPFPMCPNRKKVFIEHDENSSQKRSVIVCQSRNEAQGKTVGQSPPDLSHTSRPSPSVAVKASTGKPHVPKPMEPLHNLSLTEKSWPKDGAVGYTKPLERSGSLDDTNRSSLVKRNAVLPSTPLQDRQAVDDKPGGSSQLPKGKAIELALKRPRPPVLSLRSSSETPYLLKETSRGSVPGEDRNLLYYSKLGLVIPSSGSAAASQSIDRSGPLVKSLLRRSLSMDSQVPVYSPSIDLKPSQGSSAVPSDAPGNVFCALSQKSCLKEGGEKPALGDGTPQPHRLRSFSASQTTEREGAPPVAEVRIKTEPCSPLADPSDIIRVTVGDAAAVASGTRDLSLKTEDDQKDMSRLPAKRRFQADRRLPLKKLKVDEHGTLVSEDNLEEGSSPTLNTDFPDSDLNKDEFGELEGTRPNKKFKCKHCLKIFRSTAGLHRHINMYHNPEKPYACDICHKRFHTNFKVWTHCQTQHGIVKNPSPASSSHAVLDEKFQRKLIDIVREREIKKALIIKLRRSKPGFQGQSSSPAQVIKRNLRSRVKGAYICTYCGKAYRFLSQFKQHIKMHPGEKPLGGHKVAKPKALALDGPVENKEVFQCRLCNAKLSSLLEQGSHERLCRNATVCPYCSLRFFSPELKHEHESKCEYKKLTCLECMRTFKSSFSIWRHQVEVHNQNTMSLAENFSLPILDHNGEVTGSSRPQAQPEPQKANHVVTAKDDNTFSDCSEQVNFDSEDSSCLPEDLSLSKPLKIQVKEEPLEEAEEVAPEASTAPKEAASSKDSGLWPCEKCGKTFTVHKQLERHQELLCSVKPFICHVCNKAFRTNFRLWSHFQSHMSQATENSAHKESEGGPVPTNSPSPPPLPPPPPLPKIQPLEPDSPTGLSENAAPATEKLFVPQESDTLFYHAPPLSAITFKRQFMCKLCHRTFKTAFSLWSHEQTHN
- the ZBTB21 gene encoding zinc finger and BTB domain-containing protein 21 isoform X2; this translates as MEGLQHYINPAHAISLLSALNEERLKGQLCDVLLIVGDQKFRAHKNVLAASSEYFHSLFTNKENESQTVFQLDFCEPDAFDNVLNYIYSSSLFVEKGSLAAVQELGYSLGISFLTNIVSKTPQAPFPMCPNRKKVFIEHDENSSQKRSVIVCQSRNEAQGKTVGQSPPDLSHTSRPSPSVAVKASTGKPHVPKPMEPLHNLSLTEKSWPKDGAVGYTKPLERSGSLDDTNRSSLVKRNAVLPSTPLQDRQAVDDKPGGSSQLPKGKAIELALKRPRPPVLSLRSSSETPYLLKETSRGSVPGEDRNLLYYSKLGLVIPSSGSAAASQSIDRSGPLVKSLLRRSLSMDSQVPVYSPSIDLKPSQGSSAVPSDAPGNVFCALSQKSCLKEGGEKPALGDGTPQPHRLRSFSASQTTEREGAPPVAEVRIKTEPCSPLADPSDIIRVTVGDAAAVASGTRDLSLKTEDDQKDMSRLPAKRRFQADRRLPLKKLKVDEHGTLVSEDNLEEGSSPTLNTDFPDSDLNKDEFEQGSHERLCRNATVCPYCSLRFFSPELKHEHESKCEYKKLTCLECMRTFKSSFSIWRHQVEVHNQNTMSLAENFSLPILDHNGEVTGSSRPQAQPEPQKANHVVTAKDDNTFSDCSEQVNFDSEDSSCLPEDLSLSKPLKIQVKEEPLEEAEEVAPEASTAPKEAASSKDSGLWPCEKCGKTFTVHKQLERHQELLCSVKPFICHVCNKAFRTNFRLWSHFQSHMSQATENSAHKESEGGPVPTNSPSPPPLPPPPPLPKIQPLEPDSPTGLSENAAPATEKLFVPQESDTLFYHAPPLSAITFKRQFMCKLCHRTFKTAFSLWSHEQTHN